A single Tenacibaculum sp. 190524A02b DNA region contains:
- a CDS encoding ribose-phosphate pyrophosphokinase → MSTNQLSPKVFACSQSVELAKSIANKFGTELGNVKISRFSDGEFQPAFEESVRGRRVFIVGSTFPSSDNLMEMLLMLDAAKRASARHITAVMPYFGWARQDRKDKPRVAIGAKLVAKLLEAAGATRIMTMDLHADQIQGFFEKPVDHLFASSIFLPYVEGLKLDNLTVASPDMGGSKRAYAYSKYLESDVVICYKQRKKANVISHMELIGDVQGKNVILVDDMIDTGGTLAKAADLMMERGALSVRAICTHPILSGGAYERIQNSKLTELIVSDTIPLKRQISKIKVVSCATLFADVMHKVQDNTSISDEFLM, encoded by the coding sequence ATGTCTACAAATCAATTAAGTCCAAAGGTTTTTGCTTGCTCGCAAAGCGTTGAGTTGGCAAAAAGCATAGCAAATAAGTTTGGAACAGAATTAGGAAATGTAAAAATATCACGATTTAGTGATGGCGAATTTCAACCAGCTTTTGAAGAATCAGTAAGAGGAAGGCGTGTATTCATTGTTGGCTCTACTTTTCCATCTTCAGATAATTTAATGGAAATGTTATTAATGTTAGATGCTGCTAAAAGAGCATCTGCAAGACACATAACAGCAGTAATGCCATATTTTGGTTGGGCAAGACAAGATAGAAAAGATAAACCAAGAGTTGCAATTGGTGCTAAATTAGTTGCTAAGTTACTGGAGGCTGCTGGAGCTACTAGAATTATGACTATGGATTTGCATGCAGATCAGATTCAAGGATTCTTTGAAAAACCAGTAGACCATTTATTTGCTTCTTCTATATTCTTACCTTACGTAGAAGGTTTGAAATTAGATAATTTAACAGTGGCATCCCCAGATATGGGAGGCTCTAAAAGAGCTTATGCATATTCTAAATATTTAGAAAGCGACGTGGTTATTTGTTATAAGCAACGTAAAAAAGCAAACGTAATTTCTCATATGGAGCTTATAGGAGATGTGCAAGGTAAAAATGTAATCTTAGTTGATGATATGATTGATACAGGAGGTACACTTGCAAAAGCAGCAGATTTAATGATGGAAAGAGGGGCTTTAAGTGTTCGTGCTATTTGTACGCATCCAATACTTTCTGGAGGAGCGTATGAACGAATTCAAAACTCAAAATTAACCGAGTTAATTGTTTCAGACACAATTCCTTTAAAAAGACAGATATCTAAAATAAAAGTTGTATCTTGCGCCACTTTATTCGCAGATGTGATGCACAAAGTGCAAGACAATACATCAATTAGCGATGAATTTTTAATGTAA
- a CDS encoding prolyl oligopeptidase family serine peptidase, with protein MIFCLECNTDTAKKYPFIDKQEEVSNHFGVKIVDAYRGLENIDNENVINWYRTQRKQTNKIFSKIEGREKLFKNLNSVDFKKNFQIRKLVISEKSNYFYLKREDQEKKHKLFYRKGIHGEEVVLLNPKDVFINEDYIINYINPSWDDSKIVVSFSKNDEEFSILKVLDLKTKNILEGEVINTKPNSYGGIEWLPDNSGFICTQIPEINPTKKGYRENLEAVLWNVKKEKITPNKVVFSIKTNPNVSFKPESIPITYIKDSKSNFVLGANAYTSGYRDTYVTTIKSINSKSPVKWESLYKKEDKIKQFFIVGDTLYYRTAKNASNFKICKTSLKKPNFKNPKVLVNEDVKSTISDFTVVKNSLFYVKTTNGVDAKLFQKTNNKVNEIELPVSSGYINVKSKGIAFDDVWIEIEGWAMKKTRYKYNYENKSFVEEGFIPVQQFKELEEVEIKEIEIASHDNVKVPLSIIYKKGTSLNSSARLLINGYGSFKWSNKPKLYPHLLEWVKRGGVYAVAHVRGGGEKGNDWHLEGSKLKKHNSWKDLIACVEYLIDNKFVDKEKITAWGASAGGVLLGKAITERPDLFSAVAIRAGVFNTLRLEHSMNGKKNAKEFGSIEDSLGFISLKNMDSYDAIKKGEKYPAVYLKVGMRDSRVSPWHSFKLAAKLQECSNSNKPILLDIDPKSGHGFESSKERRNIELANMISFLLWQTNHPEFQLME; from the coding sequence ATGATTTTTTGCTTAGAGTGTAACACTGATACTGCAAAAAAATACCCTTTCATTGATAAGCAAGAAGAAGTTAGCAATCATTTTGGGGTTAAAATTGTAGACGCTTATAGAGGACTTGAAAATATAGATAATGAAAATGTAATTAATTGGTATAGAACACAAAGAAAACAAACAAATAAAATATTTTCTAAAATTGAAGGAAGAGAAAAACTATTTAAAAACCTTAATAGTGTAGATTTTAAAAAAAACTTTCAAATAAGAAAATTAGTAATATCTGAAAAGTCGAATTATTTTTATTTAAAAAGAGAAGATCAAGAAAAAAAACACAAACTGTTTTATAGAAAAGGAATACATGGAGAAGAAGTTGTTTTACTAAACCCAAAAGATGTTTTTATAAATGAAGACTATATTATTAACTACATAAACCCATCTTGGGATGATTCAAAAATAGTAGTTAGCTTTTCTAAAAATGATGAAGAATTTTCTATTTTAAAAGTTTTAGACCTGAAAACAAAAAATATTCTAGAAGGTGAAGTAATTAATACCAAACCTAATTCTTATGGAGGCATTGAATGGCTACCAGACAACTCTGGGTTTATTTGCACTCAAATCCCTGAAATAAATCCAACTAAAAAAGGATATAGAGAAAATTTAGAAGCAGTTTTGTGGAATGTTAAAAAAGAAAAAATTACTCCAAATAAAGTAGTTTTTTCAATTAAAACTAACCCAAATGTTAGTTTTAAACCAGAGTCTATACCTATTACTTATATTAAAGATTCAAAAAGCAATTTTGTGTTAGGGGCTAATGCATATACTTCAGGTTATAGAGATACTTATGTAACCACTATAAAGAGTATAAATTCAAAATCACCAGTAAAATGGGAGTCATTATATAAAAAAGAAGATAAAATTAAACAGTTTTTTATTGTAGGAGATACCCTGTATTATAGAACAGCAAAAAATGCTTCTAATTTTAAAATATGTAAGACATCACTAAAAAAACCAAATTTTAAAAACCCTAAAGTCCTAGTGAATGAAGATGTTAAATCAACTATCAGTGATTTTACGGTAGTAAAAAACAGCCTATTTTATGTTAAAACTACAAATGGAGTAGATGCCAAATTGTTTCAAAAAACAAACAATAAAGTTAATGAAATAGAATTACCTGTTTCTTCTGGGTATATTAACGTAAAATCAAAAGGAATTGCTTTTGATGATGTTTGGATAGAAATTGAAGGTTGGGCTATGAAAAAAACTAGATACAAGTATAATTATGAAAATAAATCTTTTGTAGAGGAAGGTTTTATACCTGTTCAACAATTTAAAGAATTAGAAGAGGTTGAAATAAAAGAAATAGAAATTGCTTCTCATGATAATGTAAAAGTTCCCTTATCTATAATTTATAAAAAAGGTACTTCACTTAATAGTTCTGCCAGACTGTTAATAAATGGCTATGGTAGTTTTAAATGGAGTAACAAACCAAAACTATATCCACATTTATTAGAGTGGGTAAAAAGAGGAGGAGTGTATGCTGTAGCTCATGTAAGGGGAGGAGGAGAAAAAGGAAATGACTGGCATTTAGAGGGATCAAAATTAAAAAAACACAATTCATGGAAAGATTTAATAGCATGTGTTGAATATTTAATTGACAATAAGTTTGTTGACAAGGAAAAAATAACTGCTTGGGGAGCAAGTGCAGGAGGTGTACTATTGGGTAAAGCCATTACTGAACGTCCTGACTTATTTTCTGCAGTAGCTATTAGAGCAGGTGTTTTTAATACCCTTAGGTTAGAGCACTCTATGAATGGTAAAAAGAACGCGAAAGAGTTTGGTTCTATTGAAGATTCTTTAGGTTTTATCTCTTTAAAAAATATGGATAGCTATGATGCTATTAAGAAAGGAGAAAAGTACCCAGCAGTATATTTAAAGGTAGGGATGCGCGATAGCAGAGTTTCTCCTTGGCATTCTTTTAAGCTTGCAGCTAAGCTTCAAGAATGTTCCAATTCAAATAAGCCAATATTATTAGATATTGATCCTAAAAGTGGACATGGTTTTGAGTCCTCAAAAGAAAGAAGGAATATTGAATTAGCCAATATGATTTCATTTCTATTATGGCAAACCAATCATCCAGAGTTTCAATTAATGGAATAG
- a CDS encoding helix-turn-helix transcriptional regulator: MTSLYSQTNNDFYKLPIEKVEQRFIKLEKIEKNIISNKLLLKAKENNDSIKIAKGFYFKALANSHDQGSLVYLDSLITQTKHWENSNFPAKAYLQKGIQLYYLYRNKEALNSLLLASEKFERDKNQFGKVQTLHYIALLKGVAKQYEESLEILEKNILFFEEGNNKTKYENQYLKSLFALVPFYNRLDKLDLAEKINKEGIKKSKELKNDIYPHFLMSYGTTFLRKGNPELAIDSIKKGVSLVKYKKKAYCAGLLRVDECLKLLGEKDNKYLLKIDSTYNVEPQVVFYAKEANQKLYNYYKEKNDLEKQLITVEKLLKIDSLLAEKNQLREVLLKKYQIPNLLNEKENLISKLEKEKGFESQKSILLIIVCLILVVLIISFVQKNQRNKKRYNELILSLEKEKVPVKDTKKEIDASVSIGVSEEIVTSILEKLTSFEEKEKFVQKSYTLSSLAKELKTNSSYLSKVINSSKGTNFSNYINNLKIDYSVNRLKNDKKFRSYTITAIAKESGFNTAQSFTKAFQKKTGLYPSYFIKQLNNV, encoded by the coding sequence TTGACTTCATTATATAGTCAAACAAACAACGATTTCTATAAATTACCCATTGAAAAAGTAGAGCAAAGATTTATTAAGTTAGAGAAAATAGAGAAGAATATTATTTCTAATAAACTATTATTAAAAGCTAAAGAAAATAATGACTCAATTAAAATAGCTAAAGGTTTTTATTTTAAGGCTCTAGCAAACTCCCATGATCAGGGTTCATTAGTTTATTTGGATAGTTTAATAACACAAACTAAACATTGGGAAAATTCAAATTTTCCTGCAAAAGCATATTTGCAAAAAGGAATTCAATTGTACTATTTATATAGGAATAAAGAAGCATTAAATAGTTTATTGTTAGCCAGTGAAAAATTTGAACGAGATAAAAATCAATTCGGAAAAGTACAAACATTACATTATATAGCACTGTTAAAAGGTGTTGCAAAACAATATGAAGAATCGCTTGAAATACTTGAAAAAAACATACTTTTTTTTGAAGAGGGAAATAATAAAACAAAATATGAAAATCAGTATTTGAAATCATTATTTGCCTTAGTACCTTTTTATAATAGACTTGATAAGTTGGATTTAGCTGAAAAAATAAATAAAGAAGGAATAAAAAAGAGTAAAGAATTAAAAAATGACATTTATCCTCACTTTTTAATGTCATACGGAACCACTTTTTTAAGAAAAGGAAATCCGGAATTAGCAATAGATAGTATTAAGAAAGGTGTCAGTTTGGTAAAATATAAAAAAAAGGCATACTGTGCAGGATTATTAAGAGTAGATGAGTGTTTAAAATTACTTGGAGAGAAAGATAATAAGTATTTATTAAAAATTGATTCTACTTATAATGTTGAACCACAAGTTGTATTTTATGCTAAAGAAGCAAATCAAAAACTATATAATTATTATAAAGAGAAAAACGATTTAGAAAAACAATTAATTACAGTTGAAAAACTTTTAAAAATAGATAGTTTATTGGCTGAAAAAAATCAATTGAGAGAAGTGCTTTTAAAAAAATATCAAATTCCTAATTTATTAAATGAAAAAGAAAATTTAATATCTAAATTAGAAAAAGAAAAAGGATTTGAAAGTCAAAAGTCTATCTTATTAATAATAGTCTGTCTAATCTTAGTAGTATTAATTATAAGTTTTGTTCAAAAAAATCAACGAAACAAGAAAAGATACAATGAGTTAATTCTTTCTTTAGAAAAAGAAAAAGTTCCAGTAAAAGACACGAAAAAAGAAATAGATGCTTCAGTAAGTATTGGTGTTTCTGAAGAAATAGTAACAAGTATCTTAGAAAAGTTAACCTCATTTGAAGAGAAAGAAAAATTTGTACAAAAGAGTTATACACTAAGTTCGTTGGCAAAAGAATTAAAAACCAACAGTTCTTATCTTTCAAAAGTAATTAACTCTTCAAAAGGAACCAATTTCTCAAATTATATTAATAACCTAAAAATTGATTATAGTGTTAATAGATTAAAAAATGATAAAAAGTTTAGATCCTATACAATTACAGCCATAGCAAAAGAGTCTGGATTTAATACAGCACAGTCATTTACCAAGGCATTTCAAAAGAAAACAGGGTTGTATCCTTCATACTTTATTAAACAGTTGAATAATGTATAG
- a CDS encoding thiopeptide-type bacteriocin biosynthesis protein yields MKRIFIPGEEWLYYKIYCGNRTADLILTEAIKPLTEKLLKNNSIDKWFFIRYSDPKPHLRIRFHYTKSKELGNIIFNVKDTLKPFAENNLIWKIQIGSYEREVERYGEHTIINAEDLFFIDSVYCLNILSNIDDDEVLFLLMLKLIDDLLTSFSFSVETKQSFTKRQLNAYKREFNSDKDLVKQLGVNYNNSKEKIVSLLLEQDNSMKGVYQLLKNKKNEIEGIANTIVELNKKNKNLDIESLLSSYIHMMVNRFFRDKQRLYELVCYDCIHKFYNYLIATKR; encoded by the coding sequence ATGAAAAGAATTTTTATACCTGGAGAAGAATGGTTGTATTATAAAATCTATTGTGGAAATAGAACAGCCGATTTAATTTTAACTGAAGCTATAAAACCATTAACTGAAAAGTTGTTGAAAAATAATAGCATAGATAAATGGTTTTTTATAAGATATTCAGACCCTAAGCCACATTTAAGAATCCGATTTCATTATACAAAAAGTAAAGAGCTAGGCAATATTATATTTAATGTAAAAGATACATTAAAACCTTTTGCTGAGAATAATTTGATATGGAAAATTCAAATTGGTTCTTATGAAAGAGAAGTGGAGAGATATGGAGAACATACAATTATCAATGCAGAGGATTTGTTTTTTATAGATAGTGTGTATTGTTTAAATATATTAAGTAACATAGATGATGATGAGGTATTGTTTCTTTTAATGTTGAAGCTAATAGATGATTTACTTACTAGCTTCTCATTCTCCGTAGAAACAAAACAAAGTTTTACTAAAAGACAACTAAACGCTTATAAAAGAGAGTTCAATTCTGATAAAGATTTAGTAAAACAACTAGGTGTTAATTATAATAATAGTAAAGAAAAAATAGTTTCTTTATTACTGGAGCAGGATAACTCTATGAAAGGAGTATACCAACTGTTGAAAAATAAGAAAAATGAAATAGAAGGTATAGCTAACACTATTGTTGAGTTAAATAAAAAAAATAAAAATCTTGATATTGAAAGCCTTTTATCTAGTTATATACATATGATGGTAAATAGATTTTTTAGAGATAAACAACGATTATATGAATTAGTTTGTTATGATTGCATTCATAAATTCTATAATTACTTAATAGCTACAAAAAGATGA
- a CDS encoding lantibiotic dehydratase family protein, which translates to MIKKKNPYSFLNTFYFRVPLFSIDFYKNLFEKKKISLEVLKTIWEKEQINEAILIASPVLYKELNKFFKEEIQQPKKREQLKQSFLKYLVRLSTRCTPFGMFASVGYGEISKETHMELVDSSAYEKINRLDTDVLSSILEFISKDPNVKEKLLFYTNTTLYKVANQYRYIEYQILNNKRLYTVEGVEESVFLEKILKKAKNGATIRCLVQVIIEIDTRISIEDANTFINTLIDNQFIVSELCVNLTGKDTLAHTIQSLKKIEAPSEVLKYVGALQHKLDLLNKKEVCFGKSNQEIQEMLKRLDISYNPKYLIQTDMFSDASTNKLKTKHLYTLKKLIPFLNKLSSYKDNTSLIQFKKAFLERYGSKEMPLAHVLDIESGIGYIQHNAISDTTPFLQKITPKNKPKDKNLSWTEVNEILLFKLLNLKGAFVLELTDKDFEKIALDWEHTPDTLSAFTEVFSNGEKEQVFLKGFSNNAGKLLGRFGYGNKKLGNHFKEITEIEKQLQPNKVLAEIVHLPEARTGNILKRPHVRDYEIPYLGMSTLPVDNQLLIDDLWIRIKNNRIILRSKKLNKEVVPKLTNAHNYAPKALPIYHFLCDLQSQNEKNYIGFSWPSVVENYSFLPRVIYKDVIISKATWFISKIDIEKMLNNSDKEEKLLEETLKFRNKLKIPRYVQYSKKDNSLLIDFQNIESIKLLLNSIKNKQKFRLNEFLFTNESVVKHKGKQFVNEFVFTFFKEKNLKAV; encoded by the coding sequence ATGATTAAAAAGAAAAACCCTTATAGCTTTTTAAACACGTTTTATTTTAGGGTGCCTCTTTTTTCTATTGATTTCTATAAAAATTTGTTTGAAAAAAAGAAAATATCTCTTGAAGTGTTAAAAACCATTTGGGAAAAAGAGCAAATAAATGAAGCAATACTTATAGCTTCTCCTGTTTTATATAAGGAGCTTAATAAGTTTTTTAAAGAAGAAATACAACAACCTAAAAAAAGAGAACAACTTAAACAATCTTTTTTGAAGTACTTAGTAAGGCTTTCAACAAGATGTACTCCTTTTGGTATGTTTGCAAGTGTAGGCTACGGAGAAATAAGTAAAGAAACTCATATGGAGTTGGTTGATAGTAGTGCGTATGAAAAGATAAATAGATTAGATACCGATGTTTTGTCTTCTATATTAGAGTTTATTTCTAAAGATCCTAATGTTAAAGAGAAACTACTTTTTTACACAAATACAACACTATATAAAGTAGCTAATCAATATCGATATATAGAGTATCAAATATTAAATAATAAAAGATTGTATACCGTAGAAGGTGTAGAGGAAAGTGTTTTTTTAGAAAAAATTTTAAAAAAAGCTAAAAATGGTGCTACTATAAGATGTTTAGTTCAGGTTATTATTGAAATTGATACTAGAATTTCTATAGAAGATGCAAATACGTTTATAAATACCTTAATAGATAATCAATTTATAGTTAGTGAGCTGTGTGTTAATTTAACAGGTAAAGATACCTTGGCCCATACCATACAATCTTTAAAAAAAATTGAAGCACCTTCTGAAGTTTTGAAGTATGTGGGCGCATTACAACATAAACTAGACTTATTGAATAAAAAAGAGGTGTGTTTTGGTAAAAGTAATCAAGAAATACAAGAAATGTTAAAACGCCTTGATATCTCTTATAACCCTAAATATCTTATTCAAACAGATATGTTTAGTGATGCAAGCACCAATAAATTAAAAACCAAACACCTTTACACACTTAAAAAGTTAATTCCTTTTCTTAATAAATTAAGTTCTTATAAGGATAACACTAGTTTAATTCAATTTAAAAAAGCTTTTTTAGAAAGATATGGGAGTAAAGAAATGCCTTTAGCTCATGTTTTAGATATTGAATCAGGAATTGGTTATATACAACACAATGCTATTTCTGATACCACGCCTTTTTTACAAAAGATTACCCCAAAGAATAAACCAAAAGATAAAAATTTATCATGGACGGAAGTAAATGAAATACTACTTTTTAAACTATTAAATTTAAAAGGAGCATTTGTATTAGAATTAACAGATAAAGATTTTGAAAAAATAGCGTTAGATTGGGAACATACTCCAGATACCCTTTCTGCTTTTACTGAGGTTTTTAGCAATGGAGAAAAAGAGCAAGTTTTTCTAAAAGGATTTAGTAACAATGCAGGAAAATTATTAGGTCGTTTTGGGTATGGAAATAAGAAGTTAGGAAATCATTTTAAAGAAATTACAGAAATTGAAAAACAACTTCAACCTAATAAAGTCCTAGCAGAAATTGTACATCTTCCAGAAGCTAGAACAGGGAATATTTTAAAAAGACCACATGTTAGAGATTATGAAATCCCCTATTTAGGAATGTCTACATTACCAGTTGATAACCAGTTGTTAATAGATGATTTATGGATACGTATAAAAAATAATAGAATTATTTTAAGGTCTAAAAAGTTAAATAAAGAAGTGGTTCCTAAGCTGACTAACGCACATAACTATGCACCTAAAGCATTGCCTATCTACCATTTTCTATGTGACCTTCAATCTCAAAATGAAAAAAATTATATTGGATTTTCTTGGCCTTCAGTAGTAGAAAATTATAGTTTTTTACCAAGAGTAATATATAAAGATGTAATTATATCAAAGGCAACTTGGTTTATTTCAAAAATAGATATAGAGAAAATGTTGAATAATTCTGATAAAGAAGAGAAGCTGTTAGAAGAAACATTAAAATTCAGAAATAAGTTAAAAATACCTAGATATGTTCAATATAGTAAAAAAGACAACTCATTGTTAATAGATTTTCAGAATATTGAATCTATTAAACTACTTCTTAATAGTATAAAAAATAAGCAAAAGTTTAGGCTAAATGAATTTCTTTTTACAAATGAATCAGTAGTTAAGCATAAAGGAAAACAATTTGTTAACGAGTTTGTGTTTACCTTTTTTAAAGAGAAAAACCTTAAAGCGGTTTAG